The genome window GGACGGATCTGAAGAATGCGGGGGCAGACGTGGTCGACGAACAGGTCGCCATCGACGGCAACCTCATCACCAGCCGCAACCCCGACGATCTCGACGCCTTCTGCAAGGCAGTGATCGATGCGGTCGAGACGAAGGCGCAAGCCGCGTGAACGGCTCGGCCCGGCAGGCGAAGACACGCCGGAAGGCCTCTCCTGCCGGGCCGAAACTTGCCTTTTGCGTTCAATCGTTCCATCTGTCAGGCATTGGTGAGAAACCTCAGGTGTCCTCGTGGGCGTAAAAGAGCGGATAGATCAGCAGATCCTCGAGCGTGCCATGTGGCTGCGCCGCGAAACTCTTCCCGTGCGCCTGGCGCGTCCCTGTCTCAATCGGCTCCTCAGCTACGACCGCACGGTCACGCTAGGCCAGGAGATGGAGGACTGGACCGGTCGCGCCCTCATGGACCGCATGAGCGAGATGCTCGCACGCGAAGTCGACGTGACCGGGCTCGAGAACATCCCGCGTCAGGGCGGCGCGATGGTCGTCGCGAACCATCCGACCGGGATCGCGGACGGGATCGTCCTGCATCACCTGCTGGCCCCCCTCCGGCCCGACCTTTTCTTCTATGCCAATGTCGACATCCTGAAGGTCGTGCCGCAGCTCACCTCGATGATCGCGCCCGTCGAATGGCGGCACGACAAGCGCACGCACGGCAAGACGCGCGAGACGATGGCCTTCACCCGCAAGGCGATGGACGAGGAACGGCTCGGGATCATCTTTCCGTCCGGCCGCCTAGCCAAGCGACGCGGTCTGCGACTGTTCGAACGGGACTGGATGCCGTCGGCCGCGATGATCGCGCGCAAGTTCGACGTGCCGATCATTCCGATCAACATCCGCGCGCGCAACTCGGTCCTGTTCTATCTCTTCGACGTGGTTCACCCGAGCCTGCGGGACATCACGCTCTTCCACGAGACGCTGAACAAGGCGCGGCAACCTTATCGCGTCGTCGTCGGCTCGCCCATCTCGGCCAAGTCCCTTCCGACGAGTTCGGAAGGTGCCATCGCCGCGCTCAAGGACGCGACGCTCGCGCTCGGCGGGGCCAAGACGGCTTCGGTCTCGCTCGTCGATTCGTCGCGCCGTCCGTTCCTCTTCGCGCGTCAGAGCAGCCGGCCGGGCTCCGCCTGAAACTCAGCGCGGGCTACGTGCCGCAATGCGTACCGCCTTGGCGTTCGACCGATCGTCACGTGCTTCCTGGGCCAGCTCAGGGCGGGCTTCCGGCCGCGGCGAGGAGAAGAGCTGGCAATATTCCTGCCCTCTGAGCCATTCGCGCATGTCGGCGCGTTTCGACGCGCTGCGCATCGGCCCCCAATCGGCCGAGACACCGCCCCAATCGGGTCCCGACGAATGGATCACCCCGTCGCGCGGAACGGTCGTCGCCATGATGCGGATCGCACAGGCGAGGTTCTTGCCCCCGTCCTTCAGGGCACCGCCCGACCGCGCCTCGCAGCGGTAGCCGTCGGCCGTCGCCGGAGCGATCTGGACGAGACCGAACCAACGCCCCCCACCTCCGACGGCACCCGGCCGCCAACGGCTTTCGTACTCGGCGAGCGTGGACAGGAAGCCGACCCAGAAGGCCCGCCGCGCATGATCCGGCGCACCGTCATATCCCGGGCACCACCGCCCGATATCGCGTGGCGTGAGATCGACGAGAG of Palleronia sp. LCG004 contains these proteins:
- a CDS encoding 1-acyl-sn-glycerol-3-phosphate acyltransferase; the encoded protein is MWLRRETLPVRLARPCLNRLLSYDRTVTLGQEMEDWTGRALMDRMSEMLAREVDVTGLENIPRQGGAMVVANHPTGIADGIVLHHLLAPLRPDLFFYANVDILKVVPQLTSMIAPVEWRHDKRTHGKTRETMAFTRKAMDEERLGIIFPSGRLAKRRGLRLFERDWMPSAAMIARKFDVPIIPINIRARNSVLFYLFDVVHPSLRDITLFHETLNKARQPYRVVVGSPISAKSLPTSSEGAIAALKDATLALGGAKTASVSLVDSSRRPFLFARQSSRPGSA
- a CDS encoding transglycosylase SLT domain-containing protein — encoded protein: MRPESRPAADPIPATRWDHRSEGDDWTRAALRALKDHGSPLVDLTPRDIGRWCPGYDGAPDHARRAFWVGFLSTLAEYESRWRPGAVGGGGRWFGLVQIAPATADGYRCEARSGGALKDGGKNLACAIRIMATTVPRDGVIHSSGPDWGGVSADWGPMRSASKRADMREWLRGQEYCQLFSSPRPEARPELAQEARDDRSNAKAVRIAARSPR